In the genome of Girardinichthys multiradiatus isolate DD_20200921_A chromosome 7, DD_fGirMul_XY1, whole genome shotgun sequence, one region contains:
- the rab9a gene encoding ras-related protein Rab-9A, with the protein MTARKSLLKVILLGDGGVGKSSIMNRYVTNKFDAHLFHTIGVEFLNKTLEVDGNQVTLQIWDTAGQERFRSLRTPFYRGSDCCLLTFSVDDNQSFLNLSNWKKEFIYYADVKEPEKFPFVVLGNKLDVTERQVSSEEARLWCQENGDYPYFETSAKDATNVAVAFEEAVHRALAADDKADHLIPTDTVKLHRKPRSATACCS; encoded by the coding sequence ATGACGGCAAGAAAGTCCCTGCTTAAAGTCATCCTGCTTGGTGATGGCGGCGTTGGAAAGAGCTCCATAATGAATCGGTACGTCACCAACAAGTTCGATGCCCACCTCTTCCACACCATCGGCGTTGAGTTCCTAAACAAAACCCTCGAGGTGGACGGGAATCAGGTAACCCTACAGATCTGGGACACTGCCGGCCAAGAGCGCTTTCGCAGCCTGAGGACTCCTTTTTATCGTGGCTCCGATTGCTGCCTGCTCACCTTCAGCGTGGATGATAACCAGAGTTTTCTCAACTTGAGCAACTGGAAGAAGGAGTTCATCTACTACGCAGATGTCAAGGAGCCAGAGAAGTTCCCCTTTGTGGTCCTGGGCAACAAATTGGATGTGACAGAGCGGCAGGTGTCATCAGAGGAGGCTCGGCTGTGGTGCCAGGAAAATGGTGACTACCCATATTTTGAGACCAGTGCCAAGGATGCCACAAATGTAGCGGTGGCTTTTGAGGAAGCGGTGCACAGAGCATTGGCCGCAGATGACAAAGCAGATCACCTCATCCCCACGGACACAGTCAAGCTCCACAGAAAGCCCCGCTCTGCTACCGCTTGCTGTTCTTAA